DNA from Colletotrichum higginsianum IMI 349063 chromosome 7 map unlocalized unitig_7, whole genome shotgun sequence:
GGGCGCGCTCATGATGACACGACGGACGCTGGAGGGAGCACCGAAGTGGGCAGCGCGGGACTTGCGGCGCGAAGACGCGACGCCTGTGAAGAGAAGAAGTCAGTCAGCCATCCTGATCGGGTTCGGTTCGTGGTGGCGATCGCCGGGAAGAAAGAGGCAAACATACTCTGGTTAACCTTGGTCATTTTGGCTGATGGGCGTTAGTACGAACGTCGTTGGGTGAGGGAGAAGTGGAAAAAGAATTGAAGTCGTCGCAAGTcggaagaaaaaagaatCAAGGGGAATGCGCCAGACAATTGGGACACCCGAGTTTTGGACGCTggctcctgctgctcgaaTATTTTTTTTCGGTGGGGGGCACGTGACTTAGGTCTGAATTACCCACCGGAGCAGCGTTGGAGGAAGCGATCCAAGCTCCTCTCTCCAAGCGCTGTTCACGGTACCTAGGAAAAATTTCTAAGGTCAGGGATCCTCGGCCAAGACCTCCCCATGGGTGGATATGAAGATAAGATAAGAGATTGAGTGGAGACATCGAACCGCCGCAATATTCCATTTGTTGTTTGATGCTTGGGCTCGCATTTTGCTTGCCGTGGACAGTTACAACGCGAATGTTCCGCCTTGTTTCGCGATGCAACAGCCGTTGTACCGCGTTTTTTTCTATAACAGTGCCGGTGGGAAGGTCTATTCAGGTGACTGGGACAGAACCACTCTGTAGAACGACCATTCACGTCGCCCCGTCCATGTCATGCATTTGCTGAGTTGTGCTCGCGTGTAGCAGTTGCTTGAGTAGAAGGAACTGCGACCGACATAATGAGCAAAAGCAGCCGCATCCTTTTGTTTCTTTCCCTCCTCGAACATCAATGGTATCTTACATGCGTCTTCCCTTTTTAAAAGTTCACCTTCTGCGGCAACCAGCCCTGGCAACCCAGGCAGGTTACGTACGGATACAGTAGTCCACTGGGTGCTGGGGAGAGTAGCCGTCAGAAACCGACTTATACATGTACCCGCAGCTGGACTATTTCCCGTCTAATGCAATGGTTCTTTTGAACGCCTCATGATATGCTCCGGCCCCCAATGGGGATGTACAATGATATTTGAACACAGCCCGAGCTTGTAGAACCAAGCGACACAGGTTTGAAGGTTTTATACAGATGGGATCTCGGTGAAAAGATGGAGGAGTGGGGAATTTGGGTATTCGGCTTGGTCGAGTATCGCCCTTGAACATGAGAGCAATAGCTCGGTCTTCTCAAGCCATGGGCGAAGGCGCCTTGAAtttgccgttgtcgtcgtacTTGGCCTCTGCACCGTTTTCGTCAGCAACACAGTTCCCATTACAAACCCATAGTAGCAAGGCCGAGGGGACTTACTGAAGAACGTGTAGTTCAAGGTCACGGTTTCGATGCCGCGCATGTTGACGTCGTTCACGATATCTGGATCCAAATAGAAGAACACAGGCATGTCGACCGTCTCCCCGGCGTTCAACCGCTGCTCCTCGAAACAGAAGCACTGGATCTTGCTAAAGTACGGCGCCACCTGACCGGGGGTCACGCTGTAGGTCGCGACGCCAATGATGTCCGAGTCTGAGTTGTTGGTGGCCGTGTAGAAAGCCAGCGCCGTCTCGCCGGGGAGCACGCGCACCTCGCGCTGCTGCGGTGTGAACTTCCAGGGTAGCACgtccgagacggacgagctgAAGGTAACGCGAATGCGGTTGGCCGAGGTCACGGGCACCAGGCGAGAGGCCAGCCCATCCTCGCTGTAGTCGACGTCCGGGCCGTGAGCGCGGATGGGCTGGCCGCCCCAGCCTGTCGTCTGGCAGATCTTGAAATTTGTTTCGTCAGCCCAGGAACTTGCTCGAAGcccgagagggaggggagcgAAAGGGAAACCGTACCATCTTATAAAGAGGCACGGAGCCGTATGACAGCGCGACCGTTCCAAGGATGACGCTGAGCGTGTAGTATCTGCGCACCCGCCTGCTTAGCCGGCCATTCTCCCCAGCGCCAATCCGGatccatcttcttcctgcgAGTGTTCTTACGCTGTCGACGCATTCTTCCGCTTATAATGGGCGTGCACCTGCTCCATGGACGGCGCACCGCCGAAGCTGGGGCCGGTTTGCTtcggcggcgttgtcgaggccgctcggcgagcggcggcggcgggaggcgAGCGCAAACCGCTGCGCGGCGCGGGACGGACGGCGTGCtggcagaagaagcagctCCATTTCTGCGTCGACTGCGACGACGCACGCCAGGGGAGGCGTGGGAGAGCGTTCATGAtcgtaggcggcggcggcggtagttggtgagggagggagggagggagggagggattAGTAGAGGAGCTCGGTCTGGTCGATGTCATGCCATAATCTCCATTCCGGCCTTCATCGGGATTTGGGGCCTAGTTCCGCGGGCGCGCTGACACCGAGAGGCCGAAACGCTGGCGGTCGTGGTTGTTCCGCCCCCGGACATGCACTCAAGCGACTTTTAGGGGTCCAGGCAGTAGTGTCCAGGTACTTTCAGCAGGGACCCCTACTGAAGCTCTGGTTCTCCAAGGATGTCGCAGCACGGCACCGGCACGGTACAAGGGTTCTAGTTACTCGAATCACCGAACGTCGTTTGTTTGAACAGTCACAGTATTAAGAATAGTTTGCTAACTTCCTCTATCACGATTTTTTTTCATGCATTTGCTTCCCTGCGTCCGTATTTTTACGCCGTCATACTCCAATCTGACCCTACGTAGCTTTGACATTCTTCAACCTCCTAGCCTGGGGGTATATCGCCCTCTTGGCAATGCCGACAACCCTCTCGAGCACTCTGATAACAAACACCTGAAAAATGAGAATAGCAAGTCGTAGCAAAAGATCGGCAAGGCCAAGCGAGGGTTTCCTTCCGCGGCTGTAGGTCGAGTCGACAAACTGAAAGGGGAGTTTGGCGTACAGATGGTCCTGGGCGGCATGCAGTCCACTGCTGAAGCCGTCCTCGTGGAAGCCGTACTTCGTCCACGCACCGGCGTAGCTGATGCCTCGCTTGTTTTGAATACGAGGCAGTAGCTTCTGGGCACGTACGGCAGCGGGCGTGTATAGGGGATGGCGGTAGGTGAAGGAGCCCTGAATCGTGTCTGGGTTCGGCTGGTGCAGAGGGTTCATCGTGACCAGGACGTCACCAAACGTCCCGCGCGGGATGTGTTGGAGGATGTTCATGTTGTAGGTCAGGGAAACCTGATCGATGTTCTGCTTACCGGTTGAGGGCGAGGAGAGGGTAAGATAATTCCAGCTGGACCAGGCCTTTTCGGAAGCCGGCATCAGTGAGAGATCGGAGTGAAGAACGACCGAGTTCTCGGAGGTCTTGAACGCGGAGAGAATTTCCTTCTCCTCACGCGTAGCCGATCCTTCGATGATCTTGAGGGCTTGGTCCCCGTGTGTCGCCAGGATGACATGGTCGTAGACATCGGACTTGCCGTTGTGAGTGTGCACTCGTACTCTACCGTCCTCCTCACTCGTGACCTGCGTGACTTGCGTTTTGAGAAAGAGATGATTAGAAGGGAAGCCACTCATGACAGCGTCGATGTACGACTTGGCGCACTTCTTCAGGGTGAGCCACTGGGGCCTCGCGGAAACGGTCGAGAGAAGATGATGATTCCACCTGGTCCAGGTCAGCATTGAATCTCTCCATTTGGCATCGAATTCGTACGTACATGAAGCGAACCAGAGTGACGGCCGGAAAGTCTAGTGTGCACTTATCCGGGCTCGTGCTCCATACGGCCGCGGTCATGGGAATCAGGTAGTCGTCCCTGAAGGCATCCGAATAGCCTTCCCGTTCAAGGTACTCGCCGatcgtctcctccttcttggtcCCTTTGCTGTCGCCGTTCAtcgcggcggcatcgtcctcgtcgtcggccattAACAGATCCAAGGCGAACTGGTTGAAGCGGATGATGTCAAATATCATGCGCCACATTCGTGGCGAGAAGATGTTTTTCCTTTGCGCAAAGACGGCGTCTAAGCTGGTGCCGGCCCACTCGAACAGGCCATGATCTCGAGTGACACCAAACGTCATCTCAGTTGGCACCGTGTCTACCTTGACCCTCTTGAGAAAGTTGATGAAGTTTGCTATGTACCACGTAAGCACGATTCTAGCGGCGGTTATCGAGACTGAACTCACGGTATGTCGCAGTGTTGAGCACGATGAAGCCAGTATCTACACTGGTCTCGTACTTCCCATTCTTCCATGTCACGGTGTTGGTATGTCCGCCGAGCCTCGAAGAGGCTTCGTACATGTAAACGTCATGGTAACTTCGATTCAGCGCCCATAGAGCAGCGATGCCTGCGGAACCACtaccgacgacggcgaccttcTTCCTATACTTGGGGTCAATGGGAGAGCCCAAAGAACCCACAGATTCCATCGAGGATGGTCTGCGGGGCATTTTGAAGCACGGAGATGGAAATGAGAAAGGAGATACAGGGTCGTCAGAGATTGAAGGTTTTGAGAAGCCACGTCCGTatctcgcgcgcgcgcacgtAGGTGTGCGACGCTACAGTCGCATATATAAAGCGGCAGCGGGAAGAATCAGGGAGGCGGGCCGTAGCTCGTGTCTCGCGGTGACGACAAGGAGGGGTGATTCAGATGCAAGCCACGGACGACGATTTGGGGAAGAAGGATAATGGTTCGCACAGGCTCAGCAGCCAAGCTACCCCTAACAGCACTTAGACACCCCGCCCCAAGCATttgggggggtgggaaggACCAAAGTATCAAGTTTGCGGAGGCGAC
Protein-coding regions in this window:
- a CDS encoding Amine oxidase gives rise to the protein MPRRPSSMESVGSLGSPIDPKYRKKVAVVGSGSAGIAALWALNRSYHDVYMYEASSRLGGHTNTVTWKNGKYETSVDTGFIVLNTATYPNFINFLKRVKVDTVPTEMTFGVTRDHGLFEWAGTSLDAVFAQRKNIFSPRMWRMIFDIIRFNQFALDLLMADDEDDAAAMNGDSKGTKKEETIGEYLEREGYSDAFRDDYLIPMTAAVWSTSPDKCTLDFPAVTLVRFMWNHHLLSTVSARPQWLTLKKCAKSYIDAVMSGFPSNHLFLKTQVTQVTSEEDGRVRVHTHNGKSDVYDHVILATHGDQALKIIEGSATREEKEILSAFKTSENSVVLHSDLSLMPASEKAWSSWNYLTLSSPSTGKQNIDQVSLTYNMNILQHIPRGTFGDVLVTMNPLHQPNPDTIQGSFTYRHPLYTPAAVRAQKLLPRIQNKRGISYAGAWTKYGFHEDGFSSGLHAAQDHLYAKLPFQFVDSTYSRGRKPSLGLADLLLRLAILIFQVFVIRVLERVVGIAKRAIYPQARRLKNVKATPSSSTNPSLPPSLPHQLPPPPPTIMNALPRLPWRASSQSTQKWSCFFCQHAVRPAPRSGLRSPPAAAARRAASTTPPKQTGPSFGGAPSMEQVHAHYKRKNASTAWYGFPFAPLPLGLRASSWADETNFKICQTTGWGGQPIRAHGPDVDYSEDGLASRLVPVTSANRIRVTFSSSVSDVLPWKFTPQQREVRVLPGETALAFYTATNNSDSDIIGVATYSVTPGQVAPYFSKIQCFCFEEQRLNAGETVDMPVFFYLDPDIVNDVNMRGIETVTLNYTFFKAKYDDNGKFKAPSPMA